One Acidiferrobacteraceae bacterium genomic window carries:
- a CDS encoding 3'-5' exonuclease: VEDFLWPRVDRDWLDILDASEDIPDLHERLIQFRALVRRWQEATLLPVDQLILTLAQDLFEEPADLAVAHKLAGVLRRMSEDHADWRLPELVEELAVVARNERRFLGLSADDSGFDPERYKGKVIVATVHKAKGLEWDRVYLMSVNNYNFPSALPHDQFISEKWFVRDSANLEAEALAQLEAILEQGDLGVYEYEERDPTHEARLDYAAERVRLLYVGITRAKKELIITWNTGRRGDAQPAVPFIALHNFWEEGD; this comes from the coding sequence GTCGAGGATTTCCTCTGGCCCAGGGTTGACCGCGATTGGCTCGACATCCTGGACGCAAGCGAGGATATTCCCGACCTGCACGAGCGCCTGATCCAGTTCCGCGCCCTCGTCCGCCGCTGGCAGGAGGCGACCCTGCTGCCCGTCGATCAACTGATCCTCACCCTGGCGCAGGACTTGTTCGAGGAGCCCGCCGACCTGGCCGTGGCTCACAAGCTGGCGGGCGTCCTGCGCCGCATGAGCGAGGATCACGCCGACTGGCGGCTGCCGGAGCTGGTCGAGGAGCTGGCGGTCGTGGCCAGGAACGAGCGCCGCTTCTTGGGGTTAAGCGCCGACGATTCCGGCTTTGACCCCGAGCGGTACAAGGGCAAGGTCATCGTCGCCACCGTGCACAAGGCCAAGGGACTGGAGTGGGATCGGGTCTATTTGATGTCGGTCAACAACTATAACTTTCCCTCGGCCCTGCCCCACGATCAGTTCATCTCGGAAAAGTGGTTCGTGCGGGATAGCGCGAACCTCGAAGCGGAAGCCTTGGCCCAGTTGGAGGCCATCCTCGAGCAGGGGGACCTGGGCGTCTATGAATACGAGGAACGCGATCCGACGCACGAGGCGCGGTTGGATTACGCCGCCGAGCGGGTGCGGCTGCTGTACGTGGGCATCACGCGCGCCAAGAAGGAGCTGATCATCACCTGGAACACCGGCCGCCGCGG